A DNA window from Luteolibacter luteus contains the following coding sequences:
- a CDS encoding BON domain-containing protein — protein sequence MKTPILFRATRWMILAAAVGLASATPEFGPQGDSDTADFIEMDVKADNRMIGSKVEVAVENGIATLNGTAISLEQTERAAARAMATAEIRAVVNRLRIIDPVAKDAVLAERVQQRLSKSEAIDASRIRVIVDGRKATLAGQVGSWDEQELAREIATEIPGLKEISNRLEVTFDTVRTDSAIKAQILHMVHDDPLCQGITIDVKVKDGVVSLGGEVGSPGEKDQLVHRSHVTGVTEVWADDIMVNRDLAMEGMNGKITKPSDTLRVLEDAFAADPRLKGADIQASAAGNQVTLTGTAPNDEARAAAESTARGIPGVMIVANEVRVAGGVSQPTAAISKDQRLATVVE from the coding sequence ATGAAGACTCCGATTCTCTTCCGCGCCACCCGCTGGATGATTCTGGCGGCCGCCGTCGGCCTCGCCAGCGCCACTCCGGAATTCGGCCCGCAGGGCGATTCCGATACCGCCGATTTCATCGAAATGGATGTGAAGGCCGACAATCGCATGATCGGTTCAAAGGTGGAAGTCGCCGTTGAGAACGGCATCGCCACGCTTAACGGGACCGCTATTTCCCTAGAGCAGACGGAGCGTGCCGCGGCCCGCGCCATGGCCACCGCCGAGATCCGCGCGGTGGTGAATCGCCTCCGGATCATCGATCCGGTCGCCAAGGATGCCGTTCTTGCCGAACGGGTTCAGCAGCGGCTTTCCAAGAGCGAAGCGATCGATGCCTCGCGCATCCGGGTGATTGTGGATGGCCGGAAGGCCACCTTGGCCGGGCAGGTGGGAAGTTGGGACGAGCAGGAGCTGGCTCGCGAGATCGCCACGGAAATTCCCGGATTGAAGGAGATCAGCAATCGCTTGGAAGTGACCTTTGATACGGTCCGCACCGACTCCGCCATCAAGGCCCAGATCCTCCACATGGTTCACGACGATCCGCTGTGCCAAGGCATCACGATCGACGTGAAGGTGAAGGATGGCGTGGTTAGCCTCGGCGGCGAGGTGGGCAGCCCGGGAGAAAAAGACCAGCTGGTCCACCGCTCCCATGTCACCGGTGTCACGGAAGTCTGGGCGGACGACATCATGGTGAATCGCGATCTCGCGATGGAGGGCATGAATGGAAAGATCACGAAGCCGTCCGATACCCTGCGGGTCTTGGAGGATGCTTTCGCCGCGGATCCGCGCCTGAAGGGTGCCGATATCCAGGCTTCCGCCGCAGGTAACCAAGTCACGCTTACCGGTACCGCTCCGAATGATGAGGCGCGCGCTGCTGCTGAATCCACGGCCCGCGGGATCCCGGGCGTGATGATCGTTGCGAATGAGGTTCGCGTCGCGGGTGGTGTCAGCCAACCCACTGCTGCTATTTCGAAGGACCAACGTCTGGCCACGGTGGTCGAGTAA
- a CDS encoding MFS transporter, whose translation MTTTLSDQPIAHNAKRLLWAGFLAILAAGIGFGVRGGILANWAKEFGFTGTQLGDIGGAGFTSFCFGIVIGGVIVDKIGYGKLVLAAFVFHIASALITFAAHEGQTQETAYKYLYWGTFVFGLANGTLEAVANPLVATLFPNNRTHYLNILHASWPAGMVVGGLIGWTLGAQEVSWKIQLGLFLIPTILYGVAFLGQSFPKSEAVEKGLKLGEMFKEVGILGGATIAFLFVLFFKDAMGLNPGVAWGIGGAILIAVGVITSFSIGSLLLFVLFITHALVGSVELGTDGWIQNITGNILTPEQGKQLFVFTSALMFILRFSAHFIESKLKISPIGLLLICSILGVVGLNLVSGITTFAGALLALGVYALGKTFFWPTMLAVVGDRFPRTGAIAMSIMGGIGMMSMGLIGSPGLGYAKDRFTAEHLKQVDSTVYEANKAQKESKFLFAESVYGLDGTKLSAAQSAKPEERTPEQKILSEASIAGDRKTLKADSFIPAAMALIYLLLLIYFKAIGGYKVIKITPEQASGGVAAPAP comes from the coding sequence ATGACGACAACACTAAGCGATCAACCCATCGCTCATAATGCCAAGCGGCTCCTGTGGGCCGGATTCCTCGCCATCCTTGCCGCCGGCATCGGCTTCGGCGTCCGGGGTGGTATCCTTGCCAACTGGGCGAAAGAATTCGGTTTCACCGGCACCCAGCTCGGGGACATCGGCGGCGCCGGTTTCACCAGCTTCTGCTTCGGCATCGTGATCGGCGGCGTCATCGTCGACAAGATTGGTTACGGGAAGTTGGTTCTCGCCGCTTTCGTTTTCCACATCGCGTCCGCGCTGATCACCTTCGCCGCGCACGAGGGACAGACTCAGGAAACGGCTTACAAGTATCTCTACTGGGGCACCTTCGTCTTCGGCCTTGCGAACGGCACGCTTGAAGCCGTGGCCAACCCGCTGGTGGCGACACTTTTCCCGAACAACCGCACTCATTACCTGAACATCCTTCACGCTTCCTGGCCTGCCGGCATGGTCGTGGGTGGCTTGATCGGATGGACCTTGGGTGCTCAGGAGGTCAGCTGGAAGATCCAGCTCGGTCTCTTCCTGATCCCGACGATCCTCTACGGGGTTGCGTTCCTGGGACAATCCTTCCCGAAATCCGAAGCGGTGGAGAAGGGCCTCAAGCTTGGCGAAATGTTCAAGGAGGTCGGTATCCTCGGCGGTGCCACCATCGCATTCCTCTTCGTCCTCTTCTTCAAGGATGCCATGGGCCTGAACCCCGGCGTCGCCTGGGGCATTGGCGGTGCAATCCTCATCGCCGTGGGCGTCATCACGAGCTTCTCGATCGGCTCGCTTCTTCTCTTCGTTCTCTTCATCACCCATGCCTTGGTCGGCTCCGTTGAGCTGGGCACCGACGGCTGGATCCAGAACATCACCGGTAACATCCTGACGCCGGAGCAAGGCAAGCAGCTCTTCGTCTTCACCTCGGCGCTGATGTTCATCCTGCGCTTCTCGGCTCACTTCATCGAAAGCAAGCTGAAGATTTCCCCGATCGGCCTCCTGCTGATCTGCTCGATCCTCGGCGTCGTCGGCCTCAACCTTGTCAGCGGCATCACGACCTTCGCCGGCGCTCTTCTGGCCCTTGGTGTCTATGCCCTCGGCAAGACCTTCTTCTGGCCAACCATGCTCGCCGTGGTGGGTGACCGCTTCCCGCGCACCGGCGCGATCGCGATGTCGATCATGGGTGGCATCGGCATGATGTCGATGGGCCTGATCGGCAGCCCCGGTCTTGGCTACGCGAAGGACCGCTTCACCGCGGAGCACCTCAAGCAGGTGGACTCGACCGTCTATGAAGCCAACAAGGCTCAGAAGGAATCGAAGTTCCTTTTCGCCGAGAGCGTCTATGGCCTTGATGGCACGAAGCTCTCCGCTGCCCAATCCGCCAAGCCGGAAGAACGCACGCCGGAACAGAAGATCCTCTCCGAGGCCAGCATCGCGGGTGACCGCAAGACGCTCAAGGCGGACTCCTTCATCCCGGCTGCGATGGCTCTGATCTATCTGCTTCTGCTGATCTACTTCAAGGCTATCGGCGGTTACAAGGTCATCAAGATCACTCCGGAACAAGCTTCGGGTGGTGTTGCCGCCCCGGCCCCTTGA
- a CDS encoding EVE domain-containing protein: MRYWLIKSEPDVFSIDHLQKAKREPWSGVRNYQARNYMRDDMKPGDLALFYHSSTVPPGVAGVAKVAGEPYPDPTQFDAKSEYHDPKSTKENPRWMLVDFDFVTKFPELVTLQQLKEDAALEGMVVLQKGTRLSITPVETKHFKHVCKLAGWKP, from the coding sequence ATGCGCTATTGGCTGATCAAATCCGAGCCCGACGTCTTTTCCATCGATCACCTGCAAAAGGCAAAGCGGGAGCCGTGGAGCGGCGTCCGGAATTATCAGGCGCGGAACTACATGCGGGATGACATGAAGCCCGGGGATCTCGCGCTCTTTTACCATTCCAGCACCGTGCCACCCGGCGTGGCGGGCGTGGCGAAGGTCGCGGGCGAGCCTTATCCCGATCCGACCCAGTTCGACGCGAAGTCGGAATACCACGACCCGAAATCGACCAAGGAGAACCCGCGCTGGATGCTCGTGGACTTCGACTTCGTGACCAAGTTTCCCGAACTGGTGACCCTGCAGCAGCTCAAGGAGGATGCCGCACTGGAAGGCATGGTCGTGCTTCAGAAAGGCACGCGCCTCTCCATCACCCCGGTAGAGACCAAGCACTTCAAGCACGTCTGCAAGCTCGCCGGCTGGAAGCCCTGA
- the ilvC gene encoding ketol-acid reductoisomerase, protein MAAKIYTNKDASLTPLKKKTLAVIGFGSQGHAHALNLKDSGLKVVIGLYPKSKSREVAKKLGFQVMDTAEAVKAADVIFVAVPDTKIAGVYNKDIAANLTKGKTLLFSHGFAVHFKTIEAPKDVNVIMVAPKGPGHTVRSQFVDGKGVPGLIAVHNDADGKAKDIALAWARGVGCTRAGVFETNFREETVTDLFGEQTVLCGGASALVKAGFEVLVEAGYQPEMAYFECLHELKLIVDLMNESGIAGMRFSISETAEWGDVSVGPKIIDAGVKKRMAKQLKEIESGKFAKEWIAEATTGGYKKFNAIRKAEAAHQIEKTGEKLRSTMSWIKQKKLKKGAAQASYISSSK, encoded by the coding sequence ATGGCCGCGAAGATCTACACGAACAAGGACGCGTCCCTCACGCCGCTCAAGAAGAAGACCCTCGCCGTTATCGGCTTCGGTTCCCAGGGCCACGCCCACGCCCTCAACCTCAAGGACAGCGGCCTGAAGGTCGTCATCGGCCTCTACCCGAAGTCGAAGTCCCGCGAAGTCGCCAAGAAGCTTGGCTTCCAAGTCATGGACACCGCTGAGGCTGTCAAAGCCGCCGACGTGATCTTCGTCGCCGTCCCGGACACCAAGATCGCCGGCGTCTACAACAAGGACATCGCCGCGAACCTCACCAAGGGCAAGACCCTCCTCTTCTCCCACGGCTTCGCCGTTCACTTCAAGACCATCGAAGCACCGAAGGACGTCAACGTCATCATGGTCGCTCCGAAGGGCCCGGGCCACACGGTCCGCAGCCAATTCGTCGATGGCAAGGGTGTTCCCGGCCTCATCGCCGTGCACAACGATGCCGACGGCAAGGCCAAGGACATCGCCCTCGCATGGGCTCGCGGCGTCGGCTGCACCCGTGCCGGTGTGTTCGAGACCAACTTCCGTGAGGAAACCGTGACCGACCTCTTCGGCGAGCAAACCGTGCTCTGCGGCGGCGCTTCCGCCCTCGTCAAGGCAGGCTTCGAAGTGCTTGTCGAAGCCGGCTACCAGCCGGAGATGGCCTATTTCGAGTGCCTCCACGAGCTGAAGCTCATCGTCGATCTCATGAACGAGTCTGGCATCGCCGGAATGCGTTTCTCGATCTCCGAGACCGCCGAGTGGGGTGACGTCTCCGTGGGACCGAAGATCATCGACGCCGGCGTCAAGAAGCGCATGGCCAAGCAGCTCAAGGAGATCGAATCCGGCAAGTTCGCCAAAGAGTGGATCGCCGAAGCCACCACCGGCGGCTACAAGAAGTTCAATGCCATCCGCAAGGCCGAAGCCGCCCACCAGATCGAGAAGACCGGTGAGAAGCTCCGCTCCACCATGAGCTGGATCAAGCAGAAGAAGCTCAAGAAGGGTGCTGCCCAGGCGAGCTACATCTCTTCCTCCAAGTAA